One segment of Candidatus Eremiobacterota bacterium DNA contains the following:
- a CDS encoding MerR family transcriptional regulator: protein MPRKIVTGSQLPLFPEDLFYVSQSDAAKHLGITTRLINYWESQELLHPELQRKSGTKARKYTPNDMVELRFIKGMVVDQGYAIPSLKEKLEFLEAPYYYNPEDMFWDLKEKQWKSRDQIAAAVVKKSEKKLRELFARLAERFEVPGGEREEFLLSLFEAVKSALGKP, encoded by the coding sequence ATGCCCAGGAAGATAGTGACGGGCTCCCAGCTTCCCCTGTTCCCGGAAGATCTCTTCTATGTTTCTCAGAGCGATGCCGCGAAGCATCTGGGCATCACCACGAGGCTCATCAATTACTGGGAGAGCCAGGAGCTTCTTCACCCGGAGCTTCAGAGAAAATCGGGGACAAAAGCGAGAAAATACACCCCCAATGATATGGTGGAGCTGCGGTTTATCAAGGGAATGGTCGTGGACCAGGGCTATGCCATACCGAGCCTCAAGGAAAAGCTCGAGTTCCTTGAAGCGCCTTATTATTACAATCCTGAGGACATGTTCTGGGATCTGAAGGAAAAGCAGTGGAAGTCCCGCGACCAGATCGCCGCCGCGGTGGTAAAGAAATCGGAAAAGAAGCTCCGCGAGCTCTTTGCGAGGCTCGCAGAGCGCTTTGAGGTTCCCGGCGGTGAAAGGGAGGAATTTCTCCTCTCCCTCTTTGAAGCCGTGAAAAGCGCCCTGGGAAAACCCTAG
- a CDS encoding diguanylate cyclase translates to MDKVEVDKLTKLYNEQYLKVGLEQELLRAKRFGRELSLLLLAAEIPAKVKQDMQYRVLKQLGNFVKMYTRSIDVGVRYGDCVLVILPETPLEGARRAGEKVKEQIEKHIFVHHDSGYEFNVKVTVKIAVYPHNGGDRAELLEFLKENESTQIIEPPPSAGGGEESPAAPVSEKA, encoded by the coding sequence ATGGATAAGGTGGAGGTAGACAAGCTCACCAAGCTCTATAACGAGCAGTACCTCAAGGTGGGGCTTGAGCAGGAGTTATTGAGGGCCAAGCGCTTCGGGAGAGAGCTTTCTCTTCTCCTCCTGGCGGCAGAGATTCCCGCAAAAGTGAAGCAGGACATGCAGTACCGCGTGCTCAAGCAGCTCGGTAATTTTGTCAAGATGTACACCCGTTCAATCGATGTGGGCGTAAGATACGGCGACTGTGTCCTGGTCATTCTCCCCGAGACTCCTCTTGAAGGGGCGCGTCGTGCGGGAGAAAAAGTGAAAGAGCAGATAGAAAAGCACATTTTTGTGCATCACGACAGCGGTTACGAATTCAACGTGAAGGTCACTGTCAAGATAGCGGTATATCCCCATAATGGCGGCGATCGCGCCGAGCTCCTCGAGTTTCTGAAAGAGAACGAGAGCACTCAGATAATAGAACCTCCCCCGTCGGCCGGGGGAGGCGAGGAGAGCCCCGCGGCACCGGTCTCCGAAAAGGCATAA